One window of Xanthomonas sp. 10-10 genomic DNA carries:
- a CDS encoding alanine--glyoxylate aminotransferase family protein: MSPDLRHLHTFAELDPPQRLLMGPGPVNAHPRVLRAMAADLLGQFDPEMTTYMNEVMALYRPLFGTENRWTFLVDGTARAGIEAALVSLVQPGDRVLVINFGRFGLLLTEILQRLGADVHSVDAPWGQVVPLAAIAEAIERVAPKLVATVHGDTSTTMAQPLDGLGALCRTAGALSYVDATATIGGMEIASDRWGVDVVTGGLQKCLGGPSGSAPITVSNAAAEAIFARRHVERGIVRDDIVNGRGPRIASNYFDLAMIMDYWSDKRLNHHTEATTMLYGARECARVALQEGLHARFARHAAAGRAVSAGVTAMGLEVFGDAAHRMTNVTGVVIPAGIDNDAVRRRMREDFEIEIGTAFGPLQGRIWRIGAMGYNAMKHKVLITLAALEAVLRAEGYTCTPGLAVEAALAAWHAEPAA, translated from the coding sequence TTGTCACCTGATCTGCGTCACCTGCACACCTTCGCCGAACTCGATCCTCCACAGCGCCTGTTGATGGGGCCGGGCCCGGTCAATGCGCATCCGCGCGTGCTGCGCGCGATGGCGGCCGACCTGCTGGGACAGTTCGACCCGGAAATGACCACCTACATGAACGAGGTGATGGCGCTCTACCGGCCCTTGTTCGGCACCGAGAATCGCTGGACGTTTCTGGTCGACGGCACTGCGCGTGCCGGCATCGAAGCGGCGCTGGTGTCGCTGGTGCAACCGGGCGACCGCGTGCTGGTGATCAACTTCGGCCGCTTCGGCCTGTTGCTCACCGAAATCCTGCAGCGCCTCGGCGCCGACGTGCACAGCGTGGATGCGCCATGGGGGCAGGTGGTACCGCTGGCAGCCATTGCCGAGGCGATCGAACGGGTGGCGCCCAAGCTGGTGGCCACCGTGCACGGCGACACCTCCACCACCATGGCGCAGCCGCTCGATGGCCTGGGCGCGCTGTGCCGCACGGCCGGCGCGCTGAGTTACGTGGATGCCACCGCCACCATCGGCGGCATGGAGATCGCCAGCGATCGCTGGGGCGTGGACGTGGTGACCGGCGGCCTGCAGAAATGCCTGGGCGGGCCGTCCGGATCTGCACCGATCACCGTCTCCAACGCGGCAGCCGAGGCGATCTTCGCGCGCCGCCATGTCGAACGCGGCATCGTGCGCGATGACATCGTCAATGGCCGCGGGCCGCGCATCGCCTCGAATTATTTCGACCTGGCGATGATCATGGATTACTGGTCGGACAAGCGCCTCAACCACCACACCGAGGCCACCACCATGCTATACGGCGCCCGCGAATGCGCACGCGTGGCGCTGCAGGAAGGCCTGCACGCACGCTTCGCGCGCCACGCCGCCGCCGGCCGTGCGGTGAGCGCCGGCGTCACCGCGATGGGCCTGGAGGTGTTTGGCGACGCAGCGCATCGCATGACCAATGTCACCGGCGTGGTGATCCCGGCAGGAATCGACAACGACGCCGTGCGTCGGCGCATGCGCGAGGATTTCGAGATCGAGATCGGCACCGCTTTCGGCCCGCTGCAAGGCAGGATCTGGCGTATCGGCGCGATGGGTTACAACGCAATGAAGCACAAGGTACTGATCACCCTGGCCGCGCTGGAAGCGGTGCTGCGCGCCGAGGGCTACACCTGCACACCAGGCCTGGCGGTGGAAGCCGCCCTGGCCGCCTGGCATGCGGAGCCGGCTGCATGA
- a CDS encoding allantoate amidohydrolase yields the protein MLSMQRSASSDGAGARAVARCDALGVAPYSDTPGGLFRAWLSPAHRAAIAQVSEWMRQAGMQVRLDAAANLIGRYDGTHADAPALLIGSHLDSVRDAGRYDGPLGILLGIECVAALQAQARRLPFAIEVIAFGDEEGSRFPASMFCSRAVAGTLDPTTLAVSDAAGIDVASALADWDLDIAQIQRAARAPGSVLAYLETHIEQGPVLEAAGLPVGIVTAIAAQRRFALRFDGRAGHAGTTTMALRRDALSAAAEALLAIERIARDGSDDLVATVGKLQLAPGAVNVVPGRVDCTLDVRAGDDATRDAAVRAIEHALARIGAARGIAIAIDPLQALAASPCAAALMTRLEHAVTAQGIAPRRLVSGAGHDAMTMAALCPTAMLFVRCAGGISHHPDEHVDPADAEVALAVMRHFIEHLGAPLVT from the coding sequence ATGCTGAGCATGCAACGTAGCGCCTCGTCCGACGGTGCCGGCGCACGCGCGGTGGCGCGTTGCGATGCATTGGGCGTGGCGCCCTATAGCGACACCCCGGGCGGACTGTTCCGCGCCTGGCTCAGCCCGGCGCACCGCGCCGCCATCGCGCAGGTCAGCGAGTGGATGCGCCAGGCCGGCATGCAGGTGCGTCTGGACGCGGCGGCAAACCTGATCGGCCGCTACGACGGCACCCATGCCGACGCACCGGCGCTGCTGATCGGCAGCCATCTGGACAGCGTGCGCGATGCCGGCCGCTACGACGGCCCGCTCGGCATCCTGCTCGGTATCGAATGCGTGGCCGCACTGCAGGCGCAAGCGCGGCGCTTGCCATTCGCCATCGAAGTCATCGCCTTCGGCGACGAAGAAGGGTCGCGCTTTCCCGCCTCCATGTTCTGCAGCCGCGCGGTGGCCGGCACGCTCGACCCGACCACGTTGGCGGTGAGCGACGCCGCCGGCATCGACGTCGCCAGCGCGCTGGCAGACTGGGATCTGGACATCGCGCAGATCCAGCGCGCCGCGCGCGCCCCGGGCAGCGTGCTGGCGTATCTGGAGACCCATATCGAACAAGGCCCGGTGCTCGAGGCAGCAGGCCTGCCGGTGGGCATCGTCACCGCGATCGCCGCGCAACGCCGGTTTGCGCTGCGCTTCGACGGCCGCGCGGGGCATGCTGGCACCACCACCATGGCGCTGCGTCGCGATGCCCTGAGTGCAGCGGCCGAAGCGTTGCTGGCGATCGAGCGCATCGCACGCGATGGCAGCGACGATCTGGTCGCCACCGTCGGCAAGCTGCAGCTCGCACCCGGCGCCGTCAACGTGGTGCCCGGCCGCGTGGACTGCACGCTGGATGTGCGCGCCGGCGATGACGCCACCCGCGACGCCGCCGTGCGTGCCATCGAACACGCACTGGCGCGCATCGGTGCGGCACGTGGCATCGCCATCGCCATCGACCCGCTACAGGCCCTCGCCGCCAGCCCGTGCGCAGCGGCGCTGATGACCCGGCTCGAACACGCTGTCACTGCGCAAGGCATCGCTCCCCGGCGGCTGGTCTCCGGCGCCGGTCACGATGCGATGACCATGGCCGCGCTCTGCCCGACCGCGATGCTGTTCGTGCGCTGCGCCGGCGGCATCAGCCATCATCCGGACGAACACGTCGACCCGGCCGATGCCGAGGTCGCCCTGGCAGTCATGCGCCACTTCATCGAACACCTGGGAGCGCCCCTTGTCACCTGA
- a CDS encoding LysR family transcriptional regulator: MARDNFKDLLALIAIVREGSFTRAAAKLGVSQSALSHTIRGLEATLGLRLLTRTTRSVAPTEAGERLIQTVAPRFTEIEEALSALSEMRDTPAGTVRITATDYAAREILWPKLSNLLQQYPDIHVEMVVDNGLTDIVADRYDLGVRLGDQVEKDMIAARIAPDMRMAIVAAPSYLARRPLPKTPQDLTAHRCINLRMKTAGGLYAWELEKDGREVIVRVQGQLTFNGVYEAVDAAVDGFGIAFVQEDLVRPHLKAGRLRWIMKDWSPTWPGLHAFYPSRRHSSPAFNLVLDALRYKA; the protein is encoded by the coding sequence ATGGCCCGCGACAATTTCAAGGATCTGCTGGCGCTGATCGCCATCGTTCGCGAAGGCAGCTTTACCCGAGCAGCGGCCAAGCTGGGTGTTTCGCAATCGGCGCTGAGCCATACCATCCGTGGGCTGGAAGCCACCCTCGGCTTGCGCCTGCTGACGCGTACCACCCGTAGCGTGGCACCGACCGAAGCGGGCGAGCGACTGATCCAGACCGTGGCGCCGCGTTTTACGGAAATCGAAGAGGCTTTGTCTGCACTGAGCGAAATGCGCGATACCCCGGCAGGCACGGTGCGCATCACCGCCACCGACTATGCCGCGCGCGAGATCCTGTGGCCCAAGCTATCCAACCTGTTGCAGCAGTACCCGGACATCCACGTCGAAATGGTCGTCGACAACGGGCTGACCGACATCGTCGCCGACCGCTACGACCTGGGCGTGCGTCTGGGCGATCAGGTCGAAAAGGACATGATCGCCGCGCGCATCGCGCCGGACATGCGCATGGCCATCGTCGCAGCGCCGTCGTATCTGGCACGCCGGCCTTTGCCGAAAACGCCGCAGGATCTCACCGCGCATCGCTGCATCAACCTGCGCATGAAAACGGCCGGTGGGTTGTACGCCTGGGAACTGGAGAAGGACGGCCGCGAAGTCATCGTGCGCGTGCAGGGCCAGCTGACCTTCAACGGTGTCTATGAAGCGGTGGATGCGGCTGTGGACGGCTTCGGTATCGCCTTCGTGCAGGAGGATCTTGTACGCCCGCATCTCAAGGCCGGGCGTCTGCGCTGGATCATGAAGGACTGGTCGCCGACCTGGCCGGGCCTGCATGCCTTCTATCCCAGCCGCCGGCATTCATCGCCAGCCTTCAACCTGGTGCTGGATGCATTGCGCTACAAGGCCTGA
- a CDS encoding MFS transporter has translation MPANTLIADTAQPDTVVATRQTWSAVGSMSLCVALLIASEFMPVSLLTPIAADLHASAGMAGQAISISGLFAVIASLLIAPLSSRLNRRHVLLGLSAVMLLSLLLIASAHSFGLLMAARALLGITIGGFWALSTATVMRIMPEHAVPKALGIVYIGNAVATAFAAPLGSYLGAVIGWRGVFWGMAPLVVLAIAWQWRSLPSMPAQGASSLGDIAGLLKRRYVARAMLAVMLGFAGAFSAFTYFRPFLETVAQVDVSQLSLLLLGLGLAGFAGTYAATVLVAKRLFKLLTVLPAALGIVTLGMLLGGHLLWAVAMAMIAWGALNAAIPVAWSTWLSRCIKDAPDSGGGLMVAAIQLSIMLGGALGGALLDHLSIGATFVGASVLLLASSLVAGRGDRLQP, from the coding sequence ATGCCAGCCAATACCTTGATTGCCGACACAGCCCAGCCCGACACCGTTGTCGCCACGCGCCAGACCTGGAGTGCGGTTGGCTCGATGTCGTTATGCGTTGCGTTGCTGATCGCATCGGAATTCATGCCGGTGAGCCTGCTCACGCCGATCGCAGCGGACCTGCACGCAAGCGCCGGCATGGCCGGGCAGGCGATCTCCATCTCCGGTCTGTTTGCGGTCATTGCCAGCCTGCTGATCGCGCCGCTGTCGTCGCGATTGAACCGCCGACATGTCTTGCTGGGCCTGAGCGCGGTGATGTTGCTGTCGTTGTTGCTGATTGCCAGCGCGCACAGCTTTGGCCTGTTGATGGCCGCGCGTGCCCTGCTCGGCATCACCATCGGTGGCTTCTGGGCGCTATCCACCGCCACAGTGATGCGCATCATGCCCGAGCATGCGGTGCCCAAGGCATTGGGCATCGTGTATATCGGCAATGCCGTGGCAACCGCCTTCGCTGCACCGTTGGGCAGTTATCTCGGTGCGGTGATCGGGTGGCGTGGTGTGTTCTGGGGAATGGCGCCGTTGGTGGTGCTGGCCATCGCGTGGCAATGGCGCAGCCTGCCGTCGATGCCGGCGCAAGGCGCCAGCTCGCTGGGCGACATCGCCGGCTTGTTGAAGCGTCGTTACGTTGCTCGCGCAATGCTCGCGGTGATGCTCGGCTTTGCTGGCGCATTCTCCGCGTTCACCTACTTCCGCCCGTTCCTGGAAACCGTTGCGCAGGTCGATGTGTCGCAGTTGTCATTGCTGTTGCTTGGTCTGGGCCTTGCCGGTTTCGCTGGCACCTACGCGGCAACCGTGCTGGTCGCGAAGCGTCTGTTCAAGCTGCTCACGGTGTTGCCGGCCGCACTGGGCATCGTCACGCTTGGCATGCTGCTGGGCGGCCATCTGTTGTGGGCCGTTGCGATGGCCATGATCGCCTGGGGCGCGCTCAACGCCGCCATTCCGGTGGCGTGGTCCACCTGGCTGAGCCGCTGCATCAAGGATGCGCCCGACAGCGGCGGCGGCCTGATGGTGGCCGCGATCCAGTTGTCCATCATGCTCGGTGGCGCGCTGGGCGGCGCGCTGTTGGATCACCTGTCGATCGGCGCCACATTCGTCGGCGCAAGCGTATTGCTGCTGGCATCGTCGTTGGTTGCAGGGCGGGGCGATCGCTTGCAGCCGTGA
- a CDS encoding nuclear transport factor 2 family protein, translated as MITSRWLSATGLMVLLCAGIGNGRAATPSTAQEALRQYVNAESTFDLKRLDAVLGPQFVEISPLGQVDTRAAVLSFYAPDKKVAAPPVTLGEIALHTQADVAVMTTQISYRMGERSMTLAIGAVARHAPSGWTLLSVQYTPIRPSRNTP; from the coding sequence ATGATCACCTCTCGCTGGCTAAGCGCGACTGGCCTGATGGTTCTGCTGTGTGCCGGCATCGGCAATGGCAGAGCGGCGACACCATCCACCGCGCAGGAGGCCCTGCGCCAGTACGTGAATGCTGAAAGCACGTTCGACCTGAAACGCCTGGATGCAGTACTGGGCCCGCAGTTCGTGGAGATCAGTCCGCTGGGCCAGGTGGACACGCGCGCAGCTGTGCTGTCGTTCTATGCACCGGACAAGAAGGTGGCGGCACCGCCAGTGACGCTGGGCGAGATCGCGCTGCACACACAGGCAGACGTGGCCGTCATGACGACCCAGATCAGCTACCGCATGGGCGAGCGCAGCATGACGCTCGCCATTGGGGCGGTCGCCCGGCATGCGCCATCGGGCTGGACGTTGCTTTCGGTGCAGTACACGCCGATCAGGCCGAGTCGGAACACGCCTTGA
- a CDS encoding LysR family transcriptional regulator: MTLFAALAEQASFAGVARRLGISTATVTRTIAQLEKRLGVLLVVRTTRNMRLTEAGLQYAIDCRRLLADLEDVENTAAGLHALPSGSLTVTAPQMFGALHVMPVLTRFLSRYPSVTARAILVDRVLPLLEEGIDVAVRIGALPDSSLTAIPVGSVRRMVCASPGYLAEQGIAQHPDDLVQHTTISTASSERAPRWPFRIDGRESLVEVGSRLSVTSSGAAITAAVQGWGLTQVPAYQIRQHLRSGTLTCILEAFEIAPEPVHVVYVEGRRGSSKVRTFVDDCVDALRKDLGFDVGV, from the coding sequence ATGACGCTGTTTGCAGCACTGGCAGAGCAAGCGAGCTTTGCCGGCGTCGCGCGTCGCCTGGGTATTTCCACCGCCACGGTGACGCGCACCATCGCGCAGCTGGAAAAGCGCCTCGGCGTGCTGCTGGTGGTGCGTACCACCCGCAACATGCGGCTTACCGAGGCTGGCCTCCAGTACGCCATCGACTGCCGACGGCTGCTTGCCGATCTGGAGGATGTCGAGAACACAGCGGCCGGATTGCATGCACTCCCCAGCGGATCGCTGACCGTGACGGCTCCGCAGATGTTCGGCGCGTTGCATGTCATGCCCGTGTTGACGCGCTTTCTCAGTCGCTACCCCTCGGTTACCGCACGCGCCATTCTGGTCGACCGCGTGCTACCGCTGCTGGAGGAGGGCATCGACGTCGCGGTGCGCATCGGCGCACTCCCCGATTCATCGCTGACCGCGATCCCGGTGGGCAGCGTGCGTCGCATGGTCTGCGCGTCGCCCGGCTATCTGGCAGAACAGGGCATTGCGCAGCATCCGGACGATCTGGTGCAGCACACCACCATCTCCACCGCATCGTCCGAGCGCGCACCCAGGTGGCCGTTTCGCATCGATGGGCGCGAGTCGCTGGTCGAGGTTGGCTCACGCCTCAGCGTGACTTCCTCCGGCGCCGCGATCACCGCCGCAGTGCAGGGCTGGGGACTGACGCAAGTGCCGGCTTACCAGATCCGCCAACACCTGCGCAGCGGCACACTGACCTGCATCCTCGAGGCCTTCGAGATCGCACCGGAACCGGTGCATGTGGTCTACGTGGAAGGCCGTCGCGGCTCATCCAAGGTACGCACGTTTGTCGACGACTGCGTGGATGCCCTGCGGAAGGACCTGGGTTTTGACGTTGGCGTCTGA